One window of the Syngnathoides biaculeatus isolate LvHL_M chromosome 11, ASM1980259v1, whole genome shotgun sequence genome contains the following:
- the LOC133508462 gene encoding protein diaphanous homolog 1: protein MVQNLIKQLPAPEQLSVLGEMKDEYDDLAEAEQFGVVMSSVKRLGPRLQAILFKLQFEEQLNNIKPDVVSVTAACEELRKSASFSKLLQIILLVGNYMNAGSRNGKAFGFSISYLCKLRDTKSADLKQTLLHFLADVCMEQYPEVMSFTDELIHVEKASRVSAETLQKNVELMGRQIKNLEKDLETFPPPQNDKDLFVEKMSSFVSTAREQCEKLDLMHKNMEKQYSDLGDYFVFDPRKLSVEEIFGDLNTFINMFQQAVKDNQKRKEAEEKIRKAKLAREKADREKEEKLKRNKLLDINTEGDETGIMDGLLEALQSGAAFRRKRGPRQAANHRKAGHAVTNILAKELMQEDQQAAKKSDGGAGDSSEELLEASPPASS, encoded by the exons ATGGTCCAG AACCTGATCAAACAGCTGCCTGCACCCGAGCAGCTGAGCGTCCTGGGAGAGATGAAAGATGAATATGACGACTTAGCTGAGGCTGAGCAGTTCGGAGTGGTG ATGTCAAGCGTGAAGCGGTTGGGGCCCCGGCTTCAAGCCATCCTGTTCAAGCTCCAGTTTGAGGAGCAGTTGAACAACATCAAACCGGACGTGGTGTCGGTGACGGCGGCCTGCGAGGAGCTCAGGAAAAGCGCCTCCTTCTCCAAGCTGCTGCAGATCATCCTTCTTGTGGGCAACTACATGAACGCGGGCTCCCGCAACGGAAAGGCCTTTGGCTTTTCTATATCGTACCTGTGCAAG CTCCGCGACACCAAATCGGCTGACCTGAAGCAGACGCTTCTCCACTTCCTGGCTGACGTGTGCATGGAGCAGTACCCGGAAGTCATGAGCTTCACGGACGAGCTCATCCACGTGGAGAAGGCCAGCAGAG TTTCCGCGGAGACGCTTCAGAAGAACGTAGAGCTGATGGGTCGGCAGATCAAGAACCTGGAGAAAGACCTGGAAACCTTCCCTCCTCCACAAAATGACAAGGACCTGTTTGTGGAGAAGATGTCCA GTTTTGTCAGCACCGCCCGTGAACAGTGCGAGAAGCTGGACCTGATGCACAAAAATATGGAGAAGCAATATAGCGACCTGGGGGActattttgtctttgacccgAGAAAACTTTCAGTGGAGGAGATCTTTGGAGACCTCAACACCTTCATCAACATGTTCCAG CAAGCAGTGAAGGATAATCAGAAGAGGAAGGAGGCAGAGGAAAAGATCAGAAAGGCCAAATTGGCCAGGGAGAAGGCCGACAGGGAAAAGGAGGAGAAACTCAAAAGGAACAAGCTCTTGGACATCAACACAG AGGGTGATGAAACTGGCATCATGGACGGCCTCTTAGAGGCGCTGCAGTCCGGCGCCGCTTTCAGAAGAAAGAGAGGACCGCGACAAGCAG CCAACCACAGAAAGGCCGGTCACGCGGTCACCAACATCCTGGCCAAAGAACTCATGCAGGAAGACCAGCAGGCCGCCAAGAAGTCGGACGGCGGCGCGGGAGATTCCTCGGAGGAGCTGCTGGAAGCGTCGCCTCCCGCCTCCAGttag